The Coffea arabica cultivar ET-39 chromosome 1e, Coffea Arabica ET-39 HiFi, whole genome shotgun sequence genome has a window encoding:
- the LOC113694222 gene encoding uncharacterized protein, producing the protein MAALQPSAEGQDSPIGKKSFSQLFSQPATSPIHIRQASVYKGEAAVVFSKADADKLAAPFQWALVGKFSHGRPSLEDIRKFFALLNLKDHVSIGLMDYRHVLIKCTTEADFNRIWMRGIWQLGKYPMRVFRWTREFHVLKESSLVPVCVDLPALPIHYFDKHSLFSIISPVGRPLFIDSATAAGTRPSLARVCVELDAAKVVIPRVWVAVEGESGFWQRIVPENMPPYCSYCSRLGHSHEQCKKNATENEPRYQYKQTTRAKHDPQKEINNVQVSNLDKVQNPDANSKKTTEVLTISAMVTSDDTPNAAQCTDSVDNDGKPKGVIEEEVRTAKQAENDVVPVHQDDKSTAIIGDQDAAIGDDTSPSPSAVHGYSDSDHTRKDALDGEQGEMENQLEKAHENEYEGTHSDLNKHFIEEHQRMADRNSLQHLYVELCGPQNTFPKEHGIDVNQLPISAANLSPTLADPQETLPGSSSQSLKIDQSGVADRNSKQKRTKDQHISLEVQSPQLPTPIIMSFVHAKCSVDERRNLWSSLLADKPSLLPWCIGGDFNVILAPHEKYGGRPFGIAEGVDFMSFMEEAGVFDVGFSGARFTWSNNRRSRARISKRLDRFLVNGACLDFSDAISVLHLARHPSDHSPLKISFVARSNNKPRPFRFLNVWTTKPEFLEVIRQAWNQDISGSPLRVLCSKLLATRRAIQAWNKQHFGNVFDAVRSAEMAVQRAEESVDNNASEECQIELNKAQAELRHALSIEEQFWRQKARVKWLCQGDRNSKYFHAIVRQRRSQGMIHRIKNSDGVWVDNEDDIASAAITYFHDLFNDSLASSSDMLSLIPPMISGEDNAKLEEVPSIEEVHRVLRSMDEESAAGPDGFTGKFFTFAWQVIAQDVYKAVLSFFCGAELPRFITSTSIVLIPKVQNPQDFSQFRPISLCNFFNKLLSRILADRVADILPKIISPHQTGFVKGRNITENFLLAQEVISGMAKKNRGGNVVMKLDMSKAYDRVAWSHIINVLRRYGFGERFIDMVWRLISNAWFSIIINGSSYGFFKSSRGLRQGDPLSPALFIIGAEALSRALNNLARKPGFVGFKVPYGCPPITHLAFADDILIFANGSSFSLKAIMEVLEAYQRCSGQLINVQKSCYLIHPSMPSARRRVIDRITRFAWQSFPIRYLGFPLYFGRCKSSYFGEVCQSILARILSWKSRLLSFGGKIILIKHVLSSIPVQLMSAAVIPSKVFKTIEKACSTFLWRSSPDESKFHWIRWSQLCYPIEEGGVGFRRLRDVYTAFSCKLWWNFRTGSSLWSTFMKAKYCKGLHPCQVELRKTDSSIWRRMVNVSRQVELSMLWVAKHGACHFWYDNWLGSGALFLQVPVIPHLSFRNFTLNGHWDLNLLYQTLPRENVFSILEQMVPEEGNEVEVIWMPTTSGKFSLKSAFGDIRQARPTSMVFASIWHSRIPVKVSFFMLRLLLGRIPIPDQLCKLGFHLPSKCFCCSAASEESIEHLFSNGHIATVIWNYFGGLCGLNFSGSYLRARIVGWWLRSHDYELQRFIDRILPSVVCWQIWKARNKAMFEGIQMRSSAICQAIFAEIHTMVGIQFKKVIRLQSFSQLYDWTIPSGGRVAYKVIRWETKETGRYILNTDGCAKGNPGVGGGGGVLRDSTGLPLIAFSAYLGETTSLRAEARALLIGLQTCIQKGFEDICVQSDSLVLIGIIQRRTQYPWQIRREVNQIWKLVEDPARFSHCYREANTVADALSNVGISHPQQQIKVYDTFSMFPRLARGAICLDRLGMPSLRKITNIYAYLAATQLGQRMRFGGTSKTSPSHGSSHTGSVPVPLLPHLNENVYNLTIFSWNAFDALLELY; encoded by the exons ATGGCTGCCCTTCAGCCTTCGGCTGAGGGGCAAGATTCACCTATAGGAAAAAAGTCTTTCTCACAACTTTTCTCACAACCAGCAACATCTCCTATCCACATTAGGCAAGCGTCTGTGTACAAGGGTGAAGCAGCGGTAGTTTTTTCTAAAGCAGATGCGGACAAACTTGCAGCGCCTTTTCAATGGGCTTTAGTGGGAAAATTTTCTCACGGGAGACCGTCCTTGGAAGATATTCGAAAGTTTTTTGCTTTGTTAAACCTGAAAGATCACGTTTCTATTGGATTGATGGACTACAGGCATGTTCTCATTAAGTGCACGACTGAAGCTGACTTTAACAGGATCTGGATGAGAGGGATTTGGCAGTTGGGCAAATATCCGATGCGGGTGTTTCGATGGACAAGGGAGTTTCATGTTCTCAAAGAATCATCTTTGGTTCCGGTCTGCGTAGATCTTCCAGCTTTGCCTATTCATTATTTTGACAAACATTCATTGTTTTCCATAATTTCTCCTGTAGGAAGACCTTTGTTTATAGATTCGGCAACGGCTGCTGGAACCCGTCCTAGTTTGGCAAGGGTTTGCGTGGAGCTAGATGCAGCGAAGGTTGTGATACCAAGAGTATGGGTGGCTGTTGAAGGGGAGTCTGGATTTTGGCAACGTATTGTGCCAGAAAACATGCCACCATACTGCTCATATTGCTCTCGCTTGGGGCACTCACATGAGCAATGCAAGAAGAATGCAACTGAAAATGAACCTCGGTATCAATATAAGCAAACAACGAGAGCCAAGCATGATCCGCAGAAAGAAATAAACAATGTTCAGGTGTCTAATTTAGACAAGGTGCAAAATCCAGATGCTAACTCCAAAAAGACAACAGAGGTGCTGACTATTTCTGCTATGGTCACTTCAGATGATACTCCAAACGCAGCGCAATGCACAGATTCGGTTGATAATGATGGTAAGCCAAAAGGAGTAATAGAGGAAGAAGTCAGGACTGCCAAGCAAGCTGAGAACGACGTCGTACCAGTTCACCAAGATGACAAATCTACCGCTATTATTGGAGATCAGGATGCTGCAATAGGAGATGATACCAGTCCGTCGCCTTCTGCTGTGCATGGGTATTCCGATTCTGATCATACCAGGAAGGATGCATTGGATGGGGAACAAGGAGAAATGGAAAACCAGCTGGAGAAGGCCCATGAAAATGAGTATGAAGGGACCCATTCTGATTTGAATAAACACTTTATAGAGGAACATCAACGCATGGCCGACAGAAATTCTTTGCAGCACCTCTATGTGGAATTGTGTGGGCCGCAGAATACATTTCCTAAAGAGCATGGGATCGATGTAAATCAATTGCCAATTAGTGCAGCAAATTTGTCTCCCACTTTAGCGGATCCACAAGAAACTTTGCCGGGCTCTTCAAGTCAATCTTTAAAGATTGATCAATCGGGGGTGGCAGACCGAAATTCCAAACAAAAAAGGACGAAAG ATCAGCATATTTCTCTAGAAGTTCAAAGTCCGCAACTCCCTACTCCAATAATTATGTCCTTTGTTCATGCAAAATGCTCAGTTGATGAGCGCCGCAATTTATGGAGTTCATTGTTAGCAGATAAGCCTAGCTTACTTCCTTGGTGTATTGGGGGtgattttaatgttattttggCACCTCATGAAAAATATGGAGGACGTCCGTTTGGTATAGCAGAAGGGGTGGATTTTATGTCTTTCATGGAGGAAGCTGGGGTATTTGATGTAGGATTTTCAGGAGCCAGATTCACATGGTCCAACAATCGACGGAGTAGAGCTCGCATTTCTAAGAGGTTAGACCGATTTTTAGTCAATGGGGCTTGTCTGGATTTCTCTGATGCCATTTCTGTCCTTCACTTGGCTAGACATCCGTCCGACCATTCACCtttaaagatttcttttgtggCTCGGTCCAATAATAAACCTCGGCCTTTTCGATTCTTGAATGTTTGGACAACCAAACCTGAATTCTTGGAGGTTATTCGACAGGCTTGGAATCAAGATATCAGTGGGTCTCCGTTGCGTGTCTTATGTTCTAAATTATTGGCAACGAGGAGAGCTATTCAAGCATGGAACAAGCAACACTTTGGGAATGTGTTTGACGCTGTGAGATCTGCAGAAATGGCGGTACAAAGGGCTGAGGAAAGTGTAGATAACAATGCCTCGGAGGAGTGTCAGATTGAGCTCAACAAGGCTCAGGCGGAGCTAAGGCATGCACTATCAATTGAAGAGCAATTTTGGAGACAAAAAGCCAGGGTGAAATGGCTTTGCCAAGGAGACAGAAATTCAAAGTACTTTCATGCAATAGTAAGACAGAGACGGTCTCAAGGAATGATACATCGTATCAAAAATTCTGACGGCGTTTGGGTGGATAATGAGGATGATATAGCTAGTGCGGCAATAACTTATTTCCACGATCTCTTCAACGATTCTTTGGCATCATCTTCAGATATGCTAAGCCTTATTCCGCCTATGATCTCGGGGGAGGATAATGCAAAGTTGGAAGAAGtcccatcaattgaagaggtaCACCGAGTCTTGAGGTCAATGGATGAAGAAAGTGCTGCTGGCCCAGACGGTTTCACAGGGAAATTCTTTACTTTTGCATGGCAAGTGATCGCTCAAGACGTCTACAAAGCGGTACTCAGTTTTTTTTGTGGAGCGGAGTTACCTCGGTTCATTACCTCTACTTCAATTGTACTAATTCCAAAGGTGCAAAATCCTcaagatttttctcaattcagacCCATCAGTCTTtgcaattttttcaacaaacttTTATCCCGGATCTTGGCAGATAGAGTGGCGGAtattttgccaaaaatcattTCACCCCATCAGACGGGATTTGTTAAGGGCCGTAATATAACGGAAAATTTTCTGCTAGCTCAAGAGGTGATATCGGGTATGGCGAAAAAGAATAGAGGAGGCAATGTGGTTATGAAGCTAGACATGTCTAAGGCATATGACAGAGTGGCATGGAGTCATATTATCAATGTTCTGAGGAGGTATGGCTTTGGTGAAAGATTCATCGATATGGTTTGGCGGTTGATTTCAAATGCCTGGTTTTCAATCATTATCAATGGATCCTCATACGGTTTTTTTAAATCTTCAAGAGGACTCCGGCAGGGTGATCCATTATCACCAGCATTATTCATTATAGGGGCTGAGGCATTATCTAGAGCATTGAATAACCTTGCCCGGAAACCAGGTTTTGTGGGATTTAAAGTTCCGTATGGATGCCCGCCTATTACTCATTTGGCTTTTGCGGATGATATTCTCATATTTGCAAATGGATCCTCATTTTCCCTGAAGGCTATCATGGAAGTGTTAGAGGCTTATCAAAGATGTTCGGGGCAGCTGATAAATGTACAAAAAAGTTGTTACTTAATCCATCCATCGATGCCATCGGCGAGACGACGGGTGATTGATCGTATCACTAGGTTTGCCTGGCAATCATTTCCGATACGCTATTTAGGGTTTCCGCTCTATTTTGGAAGATGTAAATCATCTTATTTTGGAGAAGTGTGTCAATCGATTCTAGCAAGGATtttgtcttggaaatcaagGCTACTCTCCTTTGGAGGTAAGATAATTCTAATCAAGCATGTATTATCATCAATACCAGTTCAGCTGATGTCAGCAGCGGTAATCCCGAGTAAGGTGTTTAAAACTATAGAAAAGGCATGCTCGACATTCCTGTGGAGATCATCACCCGACGAGTCGAAGTTTCACTGGATACGTTGGTCCCAGTTGTGTTATCCGATTGAGGAAGGAGGAGTTGGTTTCCGGAGACTCCGTGATGTATACACAGCTTTTTCCTGCAAGTTGTGGTGGAACTTCCGAACAGGATCATCGTTGTGGTCGACATTCATGAAAGCAAAATATTGCAAAGGTCTTCACCCTTGTCAGGTTGAACTTAGGAAAACGGATTCGTCAATTTGGCGAAGGATGGTAAACGTGAGCCGACAAGTGGAGCTGTCGATGTTATGGGTGGCCAAACATGGGGCGTGTCATTTTTGGTACGATAACTGGTTGGGAAGTGGTGCTTTATTTCTACAAGTTCCGGTTATCCCACATTTATCATTCAGAAATTTCACACTCAATGGTCACTGGGATTTGAATCTTTTATACCAGACATTGCCAAGGGAGAATGTTTTTTCCATTTTAGAGCAAATGGTCCCGGAagaaggaaatgaagttgaagtcATTTGGATGCCCACAACATCCGGAAAATTCTCCCTAAAGTCCGCTTTCGGGGATATTAGGCAGGCTCGCCCCACGTCTATGGTATTTGCCTCTATTTGGCATTCCCGCATTCCTgtaaaagtttcatttttcatgttGAGATTACTTCTGGGAAGGATTCCGATACCAGATCAGTTATGCAAACTGGGTTTCCATTTACCTTCCAAATGCTTTTGTTGTTCTGCGGCATCTGAGGAGTCTATTGAGCATTTATTTTCCAATGGCCACATAGCGACGGTCATATGGAATTATTTTGGAGGTCTATGTGGATTGAATTTTTCAGGATCTTACTTACGAGCTCGCATAGTAGGTTGGTGGTTGCGATCACATGACTATGAGCTACAACGGTTTATTGACCGCATTCTTCCAAGTGTAGTTTGCTGGCAGATTTGGAAGGCGAGGAATAAAGCAATGTTTGAGGGTATCCAGATGCGATCGTCGGCCATTTGCCAAGCCATCTTCGCAGAAATCCATACTATGGTGGGAATACAGTTCAAAAAAGTTATTCGACTGCAATCATTCAGTCAGTTGTATGATTGGACGATTCCTTCTGGTGGCAGGGTTGCATATAAAGTTATCCGCTGGGAGACAAAGGAGACAGGAAGGTATATACTTAATACGGATGGCTGTGCTAAAGGTAATCCAGGAGTGGGTGgaggtggtggggttcttcggGATTCAACTGGCTTACCACTGATTGCCTTCTCGGCCTACTTGGGAGAAACTACAAGTCTCCGCGCAGAGGCTCGAGCTCTTCTAATTGGCCTTCAAACGTGTATACAAAAGGGCTTCGAAGACATATGTGTACAATCAGATTCATTGGTTTTGATTGGGATCATTCAGCGTCGTACTCAGTATCCGTGGCAAATTCGAAGAGAAGTTAACCAGATTTGGAAGCTAGTAGAAGATCCTGCTAGATTCTCACATTGCTATCGGGAAGCTAATACAGTTGCTGATGCTTTGTCTAATGTGGGAATATCTCATCCACAGCAACAAATCAAGGTTTACGATACCTTTAGTATGTTCCCAAGACTGGCTCGTGGAGCAATCTGTTTGGACAGATTAGGAATGCCTTCACTTCGAAAAATCACAAATAT TTATGCTTATTTGGCTGCAACCCAACTGGGGCAGCGCATGAGGTTTGGAGGCACATCAAAGACTTCTCCCAGCCATGGCAGTTCACATACTGGTTCTGTTCCGGTTCCACTGTTGCCGCACCTGAATGAAAACGTCTACAATTTGACAATCTTCTCTTGGAATGCTTTTGATGCCCTTTTGGAACTATACTAA